Within the Amaranthus tricolor cultivar Red isolate AtriRed21 chromosome 15, ASM2621246v1, whole genome shotgun sequence genome, the region caagttctagtATTATGACCGTCAATACCACACCGTCGACAAGTGTTGCGTGTTCGCGATCCTTCGTCCATCTCGTTCGCGATCCTCCTGGACTTAGGTCTTCCTAAACCACGAATGTGATTTGGATCGTGTAAcacctcaacaccggtgtattgaggccatgcCCTCTTATCAATTAACGGCAAGAATATGCATTCATACGTGTTAACATAGCTCTGGGTCTTGTAGCAGGAGTCCACAAATCGCTCATAGGATAAGTGTCGTTTAATGCATacggcaagaacatgagaacaaggtaagtgaaATATGGAcggtttgttacaagtgcatttcatctcgctcatatccacactttgtattttaccacccttagccgatcctctattaccacgcccagtcttaacttggaaaaggcctcgtctgtagtcaaatgcgatgatctcatggtagtttgccttctcggtgttacgggtgataattctagtggcgtgtgaagtgtacATGTTTCCCCCAATTAACCACGCGTTTGCATTCTTGCgtctttttacaaaataatcattaacacgaTAGAAGGTAAACTCCACAAGAGTGGTTATCGGCAAGAAACGcacacccttcatcacgttattgaataCTTCGGCCAAGTTCGTATTAGTAACACCGTACCTATACCCTCCATCgtgacatattgaccatttagacatatcaccaacttcatcaatccaaaaaagtGCTTCACGATTAACAACACCAAtggccttcaatccctcgaCGACTTTATTgggttgtctttgctctgcagtcctaccaaacattttcttcaacttcacattacccatttgacgATTGAAGTTGCTTAACAAATGCctcaagcaaaacctatgatgggcgtttggaggttgccattccggctcctccatagttgctagaatgcccgcatgcctatcggaaataacgcataaccctggactatgcatcacatgcttacgaacacagcccataaaccaagaccacgcggctatgcattctttttcgaccaaagcaaaggcaagcgggaatattcccttgttcccatcttgggcaatcgcagtcaacaacgtatggcgatacttaccatacaaatgtgttccgtcaatggcaataacgggtttgcaatacttaaatccctcaatactaggttggaaAGCCCAAAACACGCGTTgaaaagttctaatactaggacggacatacacaccgacatcattatcttccttaaagaaccactcaactacggtACCGGGGTTTGAAATTTGCAGTGCCTTCAGGAAGCGTGGaacaagaggataagaatcttcccacgtaccatagatggagagaagggcttgctgtttagcacaccaagcccgcttataggtcacttccaCACCGAATTGGTCTTTGACCATTTGCCGGACAATAgaaaccttaattgatgggtcttgagcaacacaatttctaatacgattgttaatcacggaagatgtcaaatgaatgtgcccAGCTGACACGTTTTCAGTACTTAAAATACAACCCCCGTGCTTCCCTTTATAAGTAATTATCTCCCATGACGGTGAATAGGAGgtcttcctagccctaagcctccaaccacaccctctcttacacttcaacgtgagcacggtttgatttgaagtctcagttctgtactcaacgttcctacgaatatgatacaatctaacagcgtctaacaaggcatccttgttgtcaaacatcatacccttttgaaactctccttcgtcggtgtaggttgtatcacaatcccaagacctccaagagttgtcctcaatgtgttcatctagagggggaaccagtGCGTAGGGTGTAGGGgcaacgattgttggaatgtttcctaaagtcatgtcattagctagagcctcctcgtcaatacccacatcatcctcagaaggagcttcaacgagttcattactctcactattaacatcatcccaaggctcatttgtatcttgtaAGTTAAAAGTAACATCATTTGACACttgaaattgaacttgattgggttcattacaaggataagaggaagatggcataaagggattttgggtttcttgggtagggaagggcgtatgagaaggagcagaaggagttatattcataaatgcatttgtttccactACGTTCACATCTtcgttccctaggggtacctcttctacatataactctaaagaaggactaagggtagaccttgaatactcccacattgcatctatagcctcctcatcctcaaccggaaaagctaacaaatctccactcagattgtatttaaaacttaaattaacagtacttcttgtagtgtcaatgccaatcctagagcatataaaatgtttaaattcattcaaatccatgtatgagttgcatgcaaacagtttacgttttcccccaacatacttaacattattactagttgatcgaattgaaccattccaaaagcatacaacggtgacacgaaatgaagccatttctacaacaacacataaaaaatcaacatcaccatcaacttcataaatatatgaccactatacattttacattcaactaataattctgaaacaaacttttaaaagtgaggatcaatgtaaataacaactacatttgaCATAATCGTAGAGCTCAAGTGTAAATGCCCAGTACACATgaaatacattttaaattcaccaccaaatgaaaaaatttataataaaaacgaacCTCAATTAGCTGTAGATCAAGAAGAATTACGTAATTGGAAGCTTGTcaacctacattaatgtgaaaattgattaaaacacaacaaaccctaatttttcgaatattgaaaaaaaaaccaaaaaaaattaccttagaTCGATCTAAGAAGACTACAGCACTAATTACTAGTACAAACTTGAAACTTGATGACCTTAGTTGAAGGAATGAAGATCCTTACAAGgttggaatgaagaaggagaaagtagagaattTCGGGAGAAAAGTATATCGCGAAATgaagtgaggaagaagaaggattctggaaaaatataaagctataagtcgctgttactaacagcgacttacaactttttattttatttattttttttccttaagtcgctgttactaacagcgacttacccgaggctaggcttggacgtacgaaagcttattttgggacataagtttatcccaatcttatacttggaattaaaatgttaattaatcttatttatttcaatctttCGACAAAATAAGCCCAAAGGTATTCTGGGCTTTTTTGGGATAAAAAAAGCACCAAAGAAGAAAtacgaaaatttgaataaaataagattatttaacaacttaattccaaaaataagctttgtgaaaacttattttccaaaataagcgtctgtacatccaagcctagcctcgggaactttcactgttactaacagcgacttttaaattaaaaaaatttttttttttttaagtcgctgttagtaacaacaacttaatgcgttttaagttttcagCTCTCAGTTACTTCCTTATTCTAGCCGACAAGATTAAGGAGTtaccagttaaccttaaagtcgctgttagtaacagcgactttgtccttttaatttttttttttcatctttcgctgttagtaacagcgacttaacccgaggctaggcttggatgtatggacgcttattttgaaaaataagttttcacggagcttatttttggaattaagttgttaaatgatcttattttattcaaattttcgaaGAAATACACTAGtggttttttaaaagttatatgGAAGGCCAAAAGAAGTGGAGGTTAAATGAAAATTAAGCTTATAATCTTACTTGGAAAATCCAGTACTTGCTATAATTAGTTATGATTCGATTCTCTTCACTATATTTATTTGTTAcgtatttttttctttgaactAACCGATCCAAcataatatttaagaaaatacaatagTGATATATTAAAAGAAATCTAAACGTAGAAATATTTAATGTAAAATAAGTATTACTTGAtctttatttgtgtaattttttatataaaataaattgaattaatttttatcgACTTAAAACTCTATATAACCTTCTTTTACAAGACAGACCGaaaaaatataaaccctaataGTTCAAAGATATGAGCAAGCGACATTTGTACAAATGTTAgcaatatatactatatatagatACTCCTCCCATTTTAAAGTGTTGTTTAGCATTttattttgggttatttttttgttggttaCATTGAGAATCCTTCTTCATAGAGAAAGTTTTTCTAATTGattgaagaaataaataaaacaaattcattggttcattaatttgaaaaaggattgtaaaaatattaaaagtctCTTAAATTGTTTACccaaatacaaaatcaaaaattaataaaattcaaactaaaattaatatctaatttttaattCCAATGGTAAAACATAAAGTAAAACACTTCATAACTACTGTTATTAATTAGGGGCAAAGACAAAGTTACTTTAGAGAAATAACTCTTGGAAATAATGAGCCACACTCGCCTTAAAAATTTTTTGCAGTAGTGTTAATATGGAAAATTTTAGCCcatttttatttaaatcttgACTTCACGACTTCTATTaagaaaattacaaattacaaatagtaataattattacaaattCTTATAGagaaaattacaaattctcaaGTTTTAAATGAATAATTATTGAGTTTTAagttatctcaaaaaaaaaaaaaaaaaaaaaactcacaagTCACACTAATCAGTAATAAAAATCTAATATTATGTTATCATAAATCAATCTAAATAGCTTTAAAAAATAAGTAGTAAACGGAATCTTTCGGAATTTCAATATAATAACAATTGCTGATATTCGGAGAAAATGACAGTGTAAAAGAATCAAACAATCAATTATCTGAAGACTTATTCAGCAAGTATAAGCCCATTAAATCTTTAGTACTCCAATTTGTCAAAGAACTTAAGTCATCGAAGTCGTATACGAggaataaaataattgttatcattatttaaaaataattgcaCTATCAtctaattcaattattaatcttttagtagtaccttcttttatttttgtttgatttatcttaatgtaaattttattaatattaatttttcatattttttattacaagGTGGATCAAGTGGAGAGGACATGTGAGAATCAATCTCAAAACCTTTCTTTGAacgcaaattcttgtatgagatggtTTAACCGTGAAACGTGCTTCATACTTGAATTAaaataacccaataatataaactCTTAGCATAATAGACCTTTTGTATGAACTCTTCTCACGGTGAGATAGTTTCATATAATAAGGTTTGTTCTTGAAAAGTGACAcaacttttttataaatttttaactaaacataattataaatatttagaatttaaaTAATGTATTAACAATTGTgtaaaatcaaataagacatcTTATTAAAATAGGAgcgaatatgattttaaaattcacTAATTTTCTATTGAGATCGTCTTTTAGAGAGACAACCTCATTTGGATCAATGcgtttatatttatttgtttttttaaaccACTTCCTATATATGGGAGTTTAGTTTTCTTTCTTTACTTATTATTCTTTACTAATGAATTGTTTGTATGGAATGACTCCCGATGAAATGATCTCTATGCAAGACCTGCGTATAAAGTCAATGTATGAAAAACGATGTGCTTATCCTCTTGTTTACAAAGCGACTAGCCTAGTAAATCCTTTATTTCCGGTAATAAGAATCCCCTACATACGAATAGAATTAATTgtgataaattataattttattttatttttcatcaaatcaacaaaaaaaaataaataataaaataaaatgaaattataattaCATACCTATCAATCACTCATCAAATTATGTGAGATGgtaacatttttcttttttaattctcCAATcgttattagagtatataataattaattgattttattagatataatatttaaatcCTTGGATTACTTGAAAGTTacaaaatcatttttttaaataatattcgtCATTCATGACATTTCCTTTTGACCGCCAAGTAGGTCTAGGCATAGAAAATTAgttgattaataataaataaatatgaatACATATAAACTcaatcatagaaaaaaaaaattaaacgtacaaaaataaaatttgactttgtttatattttttttgataaaagacTCGTTAATTTCATAttaactttattaatattataataaatttatatcatTAAATTGTACTTAcatgatttttgaaaattaatgagTAAGAAGGCTGAACTTTTTGTCCATATTTTATTAACTTTGTTGATACAAGACTGAAGACCCTGACTTTTAATTATAAGGGAAGTCATATAAGTCTAAAATGTATGAAAAATTATACGTTTGTTAAGATTTATTATTcaatcattaaaacaattaatacaCTAGTTTAATTAGTTCAATTTCACTTGATTAATAAAACAAATGCttaaaattatcaatattaGCTTAGCGGTAGGGATTGTCATAAATTGGATTTAGATCAGGTACAACAAGATTTGAATTTAAACCCATTAATTTTTGGTAAATCAAGATCCACATTCCAATCTTTAAGGTCTGAAAATTTATAGAACTCGGACTCAAACCCGCCAAGACTAATGAGTTCAGAGTCCTAActgaatttaattatttatacttAAAAGAATTTACATTTTATAGGTTTTATCAATATTAATAGGGATCTATAGGTTAGACAAAAGCATTAATCAagtctaaataaatatataatatgtttaaaatgaactaaaattgattttgagtttAGTACTAAGTTAGGTCTTTTAAAAATTGGGAGCTCAATTGGATCCGAATTGAGGCTTGGGTCAAGTTTAGGTCCAAGACCCAAGTCTCAAATCTAAATACTTTTTTGTAGTTGAATACAACCCCGTTGTATCTAAAAAATTAGACGCATACCCtaaaattagaaagaaaattTCACTCCTAGTATCCTCATTTGGTACATCTTTTTTTAACGgtaatttctaattaataaccgtgatttgtaaatcactaaaaaagataaaaataaagtaaaataaaataaaataataataataataaaataaacaaataaaaaaaagataaattaaaatcacaaaaacctTACTCTAACAGATAATACCATATAAGgatgatttttaattcataaATAACCGTTATCtactaagaattttttttaaaaggatcCTCACTTGGTAGAGAATGATTTGCCTAAGTagtgttgaaaaataaaaaaatttccaatTGGGGGTTCACCAAAATTTATTTCCCAAACTAGTGttcattaagaaaaaaaattaattaaatctatTTGATTGTGGTTTGAGAAGTTCCAAACCTCTTAATTCTCTTCCAAacaaaactaaatcaaaattaaattaattccaaATCCAACATCAAGCctatttattttctcaaattccTAAACTAAACATTTGTAAGACTGACGACAACCACCATCCACACCAACCGTCGGCTTCCCACCACAGGCGCCACCTATACCAATCACAGCAGTCTAAATTCACTGTTttaattgagatttttttttcattgtgcatTGGAGGTAATTTTCAGATGTTcatatctatttttttgttgttctttatttaaatataatggTTGTCATTGTAAAATTAGAGATTTGTATATTCAATGAATTGttttttacattaaaaactcaCTTGATTTTTTATGATAGATCACAAGGATACGCTATCTTTGACAAAtatctttattgattttgatttttggacTTGATTGAGATTTTTTGTTGTAGGTAGAAGTTTTTTTTGGATATTTCACTCTTTTTATAATACTTGTGggaattttctaatttatttaaCGCATATATTTGCTTGACAAAATAGTTTTATACTCTTGCAGGTTTGGAATTACCAAACCAAAAAAATGTAGattagtaaaactattttattatataaacactattttgaaaattaagttttaaagtacattaaagttaaatttttttttatttttcaatcccAATTAGGCAAATTATTCCTGGGTAGATGTAGAATTGTAGAAATTGATTGAGCTATAGATTAATGAGCGAAGTTTCAGGTTTCAGTAACATGCCGGCCAATTGGAAACaagattaattaattagttgtcAAAGCtaattataatatgtttatatatgCTAATCGTCTGCCGTCTAAGCTTGGAATCAAATCCTTTGCCGATTGAAGACGTAACGTAACGTCCAGTAGATCGTTTTATTATGTGTAACACCCTCAAAATAGGTTGACTATTGAATACacctttaataaaaaatatgaatcAAAATCTACTTATATGAGTGTTAGCGCCacatctatttttaataaaataaatgtaagacttaacgactaagaaataacttaataaatttaaatcctacaaagggtcttacaacataagaaaagattGAAACGCAGtttatgtccatataaaatttaaacaatttaaggtaaaatttaaactgaaatacgactctaataaaaacaatgtttctaggtgatcctcactccatgATTCCCACGCAATTAATAACCtgtaacataagaatgcaagaaaaacaagggaaaaactcccaaaatcaggaaattaaGTAATTCCTACTTCATCccataaaacgattaagtttcaaaatgatttaagaaaataaaatataatcaaattgaaaataattttagaaaataatatatagctgagtttaaaaaaaaacaatttgtgaaaacaatatatataatatcacataaaccaatttattaatttgatttttaataatgacaaacacataattaatttttaatttgagggaaacgccagtaggccgaggctttacccctatacctacttcattaAGAGGTCGTCCGcctaaataattcaaggccagcagagtagtctcaggaaccctagtgtgcacaccccttctacttggatcacaacaaatagaaggaagaccaaacatcgtatcaggtatcagaaataataatatatgtcggcagctatactaaccaaacaggacaacctattcatcacccttatacttggatcacaacaaatataagagcttcatttccctcgtgttacactttacgtgatttaatatattttaataattggtcgcgtgcacacaaacatataatcaaacatacattatacattttattttatgatcataggttttcccaagaaaactatatctcaagaatattcaattgcaatattaatatcataatatttttctcccaaattcaatcgcatttaatatctttattaaaataataatataactttcatcaaaataataatattataagtatttctctttcaaattaaaccgtatctaatttcgttatcaaaataataaaataaattttatcaaaatagtaattataaatttatctttgacaaaaataatagtagatataatttcagaatatataaaacataatatcatacaaaataatgtcatataaaatcatgcattctatttaaacacattaattatcacttagcacataatattaaggagatagtcctaattagatggacattaaGAATTACCTtttcacgcgatcctagacaaacgtacgctcctaataatctttgTCTACGAATTCACTGTGTacacgataaaataatatatctcaaattaataccccgatcaacccaatcgaaataaataaattaaaagactctcgatctatattttgtaatttatttaaaatgacaaatttaaaatgtagttaaaattttaaagattagtaataatagttttaaaagaaaagaacaaagtttaaataataaaaggattataaaaaaagaaaatatatataaaggtgCTTTAGAAAACTTAAGAAATTTGGTACTGATTATCAATACCCACGAAAAAAACAGGGGAAAAAAGAGAGCGGAGGAGAaagggagagagagagagagaaagagggagaaggaagaaggtgtCGGCCGGCGGTGGCTCCGGTGGCTGCTGTCGCATGCCAGTGGTATCTCGATGACCGCCATATCGCCAGAAAACTAAGGtcagaaatatatatttttttttccatttttcaaataaaagatgggtgTTTTTCAATcaataacataaatttttttgggttttgaataaaaaaatttctaacaaatagatgaaattcgtacctttaatatcaaaatcttgccttttcttgattaaattttaagcaattggaaaatggaggaagtagtttataggagaaaaagaaagtgtgagtaataatgtcaatgaattaagggtaattgtaATTTATAGCGGGTAAAtaaggttagttataagatttagagggagaagtgaaaagttatttgttaatggggagttatttattatttttttttttaaatttctgaaatttgcttttatagatttattattactattttatttatttattattattattaattttttttttaaaaaggcggATGTTACATTATGAATTTAATATCTTGATCAATATATTTGgatctaatttaaaaataaacttgcTTATAAAGTTATGAGTttgagtaaatattttaattattgcgTGAacgttttaattaaatttgacctgaaaataacaatattatggAAAATACAATTCACGtgaaaaataaaagagttttcttatgaataaattaaaattactttatcaataaaaaaaaagtatatgacATCTAATATCAGAATTGACAAaggaataaatataaaaaatttaaaatcaaataacaatttaacttaatttaaaagtaTTTCAATCTTGtaaagttaaattataaaataaaattacaaaatagaACGTctaattaagtaaataaaaaaattaaatacttacaACCCTTAGGATTGTacataataattaacaaattatctttatcttcaataattttaagttttcaaGAGAACCTAAttttaaaatggaaaaaaaaattaatattttacttttatataattaatttaacttttcaaGAAAAACTAAATGGTAAactaataaagtataattaaattcTTATGTTCCCAAATCAAAAATACACActtattaaattacataaataagatATAAGATTGTTTCTTATATAGAGTCCTTAGggttatacttatatatattattattctaatgAGCCTATTCTTTTGGTAGTAATTGTAAATGACTTTTGAGCAGATTTATTAATTGGTTCTTAAGTTTTATTTAGAAAAGGAATTAAAAACCAATTGAAAACTTTTGTTTCCAACCAAAGTTTTAAAAATGTAATattgaaaacaaattaatttttaaaccaACAATAATAAATCAGCAAACAGCTCAATTAGCACTTACACGACATTAAGAGTGCTGATATTTTGGAGGCTTGAATAAAAATGGAGTATTAATAACTGATAGGTAGTTAGCTACCTATGGCGTATTAAAATGTGATTGCTACCTATGGACAATACTATACAAATGCATTATTAGCTATTTGCATGCCTATTTAACCAATACAAACACTCGTTGACGACAACCAAATAAATGCAATTTTGAGTTGTTTTCTGATATGGAGTTATGGA harbors:
- the LOC130801765 gene encoding uncharacterized protein LOC130801765, with translation MKCTCNKPSIFHLPCSHVLAVCIKRHLSYERFVDSCYKTQSYVNTYECIFLPLIDKRAWPQYTGVEVLHDPNHIRGLGRPKSRRIANEMDEGSRTRNTCRRCGIDGHNTRTCTSR